A stretch of the Peromyscus leucopus breed LL Stock chromosome 10, UCI_PerLeu_2.1, whole genome shotgun sequence genome encodes the following:
- the Atp5me gene encoding ATP synthase subunit e, mitochondrial has translation MVPPVQVSPLIKLCRYSALVLGMAYGAKRYSYLKPRAEEERRVAAEEKKRLDELKRIERELAEAQDDSILK, from the exons ATGGTTCCCCCAGTTCAGGTCTCTCCGCTCATCAAG CTCTGCCGATACTCGGCCCTGGTCCTCGGCATGGCCTACGGCGCCAAGCGCTATA GTTACCTAAAACCCcgggcagaggaggagaggagggtggcagcggaggaaaagaagagactaGATGAGCTGAAACGGATTGAGAGAGAACTGGCAGAAG CTCAAGATGACAGCATACTCAAGTGA
- the Slc49a3 gene encoding solute carrier family 49 member A3 isoform X1 — MGDRLEAWDRPGTSATAGDEVPGPRAYARRWVFLLVVSLLSCSNAMLWLSFAPVADTVAQHFFLSMEQVNWLSLVYLVVSIPFGMAAIWVLDSVGLRGATVLGAWLNFAGSLLRAVPCLDVRIPNPFAFFMSGQSLCAVAQTLVISSPAKLAALWFPEHQRATANMISTMSNPLGILMANVLSPALVKKAEDIPMMLGIYIVPAALACLLATACLWESVPPTPPSAGAANSTSESFFHGLKLLIQNKAYVILAICFGGGIGIFSSFSALLEQILCANGYSNEFSGLCGALFIVFGILGALLLGLYVDRTKHFTEATKIGLCLTSMTFVAFALVSQLRGQTFALAAICSLLGLFGFSVAPVVMELAVECSFPVGEGASAGLIFVLGQAEGVLIMLLLTALTVRRTGPSFSTCQQGEEPLDWTESLLLLAGLCTLLTCVLVLFFNTPYRRLEAESGGPPSSKMCAREPKIISPTQVPPLETRGLTSPAGASPETPDPASLLKGHSEWAETSSKAEAC; from the exons CTATGGCTCAGCTTTGCACCTGTAGCAGACACCGTCGCACAGCACTTCTTCCTGTCCATGGAGCAGGTCAACTGGCTGTCACTAGTCTACCTTGTGGTATCCATCCCATTTGGCATGGCAGCCATCTGGGTTCTGGACTCTGTTGGGCTCCGTGGAGCG ACTGTCCTGGGTGCGTGGTTGAATTTTGCTGGGAGTTTGCTACGTGCTGTGCCCTGCTTGGATGTCAGGATCCCCAATCCCTTTGCCTTCTTCATGAGTGGCCAGAGCCTCTGTGCCGTGGCCCAGACCCTGGTCATCTCTTCTCCAGCCAAGCTGGCTGCCTTATGGTTTCCAGAGCACCAGCGAGCCACAGCTAACATGATCAGCACTATGT CAAATCCTCTGGGCATCCTTATGGCAAATGTACTGTCTCCTGCCCTGGTCAAGAAGGCAGAGGACATCCCCATGATG CTTGGCATCTACATTGTCCCTGCTGCCCTTGCCTGTCTCTTGgccactgcctgcctctgggagAGTGTGCCTCCTACCCCACCATCTGCAGGGGCTGCCAACTCTACTTCAGAGAGTTTCTTCCACGGCCTCAAACTG CTCATACAGAATAAGGCCTATGTCATCCTGGCCATATGCTTTGGTGGTGGCATTGGTATCTTCTCCAGCTTCTCAGCCCTCCTGGAACAGATCCTTTGTGCCAATGGCTACTCCAAT GAGTTCTCAGGCCTCTGTGGGGCTCTCTTCATCGTGTTTGGGATTTTAGGGGCACTGCTTCTAGGCCTGTATGTGGATCGGACCAAGCACTTCACTGAAGCCACCAAGATAGGCCTCTGTCTGACCTCCATGACCTTCGTGGCCTTTGCTCTG GTGTCCCAGCTGCGGGGACAGACCTTTGCGTTGGCTGCCATCTGCTCCCTCCTTGGGCTCTTTGGCTTCTCAGTGGCTCCTGTGGTCATGGAGCTGGCGGTTGAATGCTCGTTTCCAGTGGGTGAAGGAGCCTCTGCTGGCTTGATTTTTGTCCTGGG GCAGGCCGAGGGTGTGCTCATCATGCTTCTACTGACGGCACTGACCGTGCGGCGAACAGGTCCATCCTTTTCTACCTGTCAGCAGGGTGAGGAGCCTCTAGACTGGACAG agtctctgctgctgctggctggccTGTGTACTCTTCTCACCTGTGTCTTGGTGCTCTTCTTCAACACTCCATATCGGCGCCTGGAGGCTGAGTCTGGAGGACCCCCTTCATCCAAGATGTGTGCCAGAGAGCCAAAGATAATAAGCCCCACCCAAGTGCCACCCCTTGAGACTCGTGGCTTAACATCTCCAGCTGGGGCCTCGCCGGAAACTCCTGACCCTGCTTCTCTCCTCAAAGGACACTCAGAATGGGCAGAGACATCTAGTAAAGCAGAGGCTTGCTAG
- the Slc49a3 gene encoding solute carrier family 49 member A3 isoform X4 — protein MAQLCTCSRHRRTALLPVHGAGQLAVTSLPCGIHPIWHGSHLGSGLCWAPWSANPLGILMANVLSPALVKKAEDIPMMLGIYIVPAALACLLATACLWESVPPTPPSAGAANSTSESFFHGLKLLIQNKAYVILAICFGGGIGIFSSFSALLEQILCANGYSNEFSGLCGALFIVFGILGALLLGLYVDRTKHFTEATKIGLCLTSMTFVAFALVSQLRGQTFALAAICSLLGLFGFSVAPVVMELAVECSFPVGEGASAGLIFVLGQAEGVLIMLLLTALTVRRTGPSFSTCQQGEEPLDWTESLLLLAGLCTLLTCVLVLFFNTPYRRLEAESGGPPSSKMCAREPKIISPTQVPPLETRGLTSPAGASPETPDPASLLKGHSEWAETSSKAEAC, from the exons ATGGCTCAGCTTTGCACCTGTAGCAGACACCGTCGCACAGCACTTCTTCCTGTCCATGGAGCAGGTCAACTGGCTGTCACTAGTCTACCTTGTGGTATCCATCCCATTTGGCATGGCAGCCATCTGGGTTCTGGACTCTGTTGGGCTCCGTGGAGCG CAAATCCTCTGGGCATCCTTATGGCAAATGTACTGTCTCCTGCCCTGGTCAAGAAGGCAGAGGACATCCCCATGATG CTTGGCATCTACATTGTCCCTGCTGCCCTTGCCTGTCTCTTGgccactgcctgcctctgggagAGTGTGCCTCCTACCCCACCATCTGCAGGGGCTGCCAACTCTACTTCAGAGAGTTTCTTCCACGGCCTCAAACTG CTCATACAGAATAAGGCCTATGTCATCCTGGCCATATGCTTTGGTGGTGGCATTGGTATCTTCTCCAGCTTCTCAGCCCTCCTGGAACAGATCCTTTGTGCCAATGGCTACTCCAAT GAGTTCTCAGGCCTCTGTGGGGCTCTCTTCATCGTGTTTGGGATTTTAGGGGCACTGCTTCTAGGCCTGTATGTGGATCGGACCAAGCACTTCACTGAAGCCACCAAGATAGGCCTCTGTCTGACCTCCATGACCTTCGTGGCCTTTGCTCTG GTGTCCCAGCTGCGGGGACAGACCTTTGCGTTGGCTGCCATCTGCTCCCTCCTTGGGCTCTTTGGCTTCTCAGTGGCTCCTGTGGTCATGGAGCTGGCGGTTGAATGCTCGTTTCCAGTGGGTGAAGGAGCCTCTGCTGGCTTGATTTTTGTCCTGGG GCAGGCCGAGGGTGTGCTCATCATGCTTCTACTGACGGCACTGACCGTGCGGCGAACAGGTCCATCCTTTTCTACCTGTCAGCAGGGTGAGGAGCCTCTAGACTGGACAG agtctctgctgctgctggctggccTGTGTACTCTTCTCACCTGTGTCTTGGTGCTCTTCTTCAACACTCCATATCGGCGCCTGGAGGCTGAGTCTGGAGGACCCCCTTCATCCAAGATGTGTGCCAGAGAGCCAAAGATAATAAGCCCCACCCAAGTGCCACCCCTTGAGACTCGTGGCTTAACATCTCCAGCTGGGGCCTCGCCGGAAACTCCTGACCCTGCTTCTCTCCTCAAAGGACACTCAGAATGGGCAGAGACATCTAGTAAAGCAGAGGCTTGCTAG
- the Slc49a3 gene encoding solute carrier family 49 member A3 isoform X3, which produces MHPIAMAQLCTCSRHRRTALLPVHGAGQLAVTSLPCGIHPIWHGSHLGSGLCWAPWSANPLGILMANVLSPALVKKAEDIPMMLGIYIVPAALACLLATACLWESVPPTPPSAGAANSTSESFFHGLKLLIQNKAYVILAICFGGGIGIFSSFSALLEQILCANGYSNEFSGLCGALFIVFGILGALLLGLYVDRTKHFTEATKIGLCLTSMTFVAFALVSQLRGQTFALAAICSLLGLFGFSVAPVVMELAVECSFPVGEGASAGLIFVLGQAEGVLIMLLLTALTVRRTGPSFSTCQQGEEPLDWTESLLLLAGLCTLLTCVLVLFFNTPYRRLEAESGGPPSSKMCAREPKIISPTQVPPLETRGLTSPAGASPETPDPASLLKGHSEWAETSSKAEAC; this is translated from the exons ATGCATCCCATAGCTATGGCTCAGCTTTGCACCTGTAGCAGACACCGTCGCACAGCACTTCTTCCTGTCCATGGAGCAGGTCAACTGGCTGTCACTAGTCTACCTTGTGGTATCCATCCCATTTGGCATGGCAGCCATCTGGGTTCTGGACTCTGTTGGGCTCCGTGGAGCG CAAATCCTCTGGGCATCCTTATGGCAAATGTACTGTCTCCTGCCCTGGTCAAGAAGGCAGAGGACATCCCCATGATG CTTGGCATCTACATTGTCCCTGCTGCCCTTGCCTGTCTCTTGgccactgcctgcctctgggagAGTGTGCCTCCTACCCCACCATCTGCAGGGGCTGCCAACTCTACTTCAGAGAGTTTCTTCCACGGCCTCAAACTG CTCATACAGAATAAGGCCTATGTCATCCTGGCCATATGCTTTGGTGGTGGCATTGGTATCTTCTCCAGCTTCTCAGCCCTCCTGGAACAGATCCTTTGTGCCAATGGCTACTCCAAT GAGTTCTCAGGCCTCTGTGGGGCTCTCTTCATCGTGTTTGGGATTTTAGGGGCACTGCTTCTAGGCCTGTATGTGGATCGGACCAAGCACTTCACTGAAGCCACCAAGATAGGCCTCTGTCTGACCTCCATGACCTTCGTGGCCTTTGCTCTG GTGTCCCAGCTGCGGGGACAGACCTTTGCGTTGGCTGCCATCTGCTCCCTCCTTGGGCTCTTTGGCTTCTCAGTGGCTCCTGTGGTCATGGAGCTGGCGGTTGAATGCTCGTTTCCAGTGGGTGAAGGAGCCTCTGCTGGCTTGATTTTTGTCCTGGG GCAGGCCGAGGGTGTGCTCATCATGCTTCTACTGACGGCACTGACCGTGCGGCGAACAGGTCCATCCTTTTCTACCTGTCAGCAGGGTGAGGAGCCTCTAGACTGGACAG agtctctgctgctgctggctggccTGTGTACTCTTCTCACCTGTGTCTTGGTGCTCTTCTTCAACACTCCATATCGGCGCCTGGAGGCTGAGTCTGGAGGACCCCCTTCATCCAAGATGTGTGCCAGAGAGCCAAAGATAATAAGCCCCACCCAAGTGCCACCCCTTGAGACTCGTGGCTTAACATCTCCAGCTGGGGCCTCGCCGGAAACTCCTGACCCTGCTTCTCTCCTCAAAGGACACTCAGAATGGGCAGAGACATCTAGTAAAGCAGAGGCTTGCTAG